A single Vanacampus margaritifer isolate UIUO_Vmar chromosome 7, RoL_Vmar_1.0, whole genome shotgun sequence DNA region contains:
- the LOC144055734 gene encoding uncharacterized protein LOC144055734 has product MGEVTLVVDELVRKVLLPEPQLIILALPPPFLPTPDEPDIVWPKWLNSFERYLDALDDKNLTDANKCMLLHNCLGQEGQRVFTALVPPEHPYAAAVSTLTAYFTAGRTTRTRLLRFHQRAQLAGESTDEYVAALKALMAPGDSPDELILNQLIEKTKWPQLKEQLRSQRQTLTLATALNIAKEAESGVVNEPDVKPLAQRRKRGRPRRADQVAIEAQRPQRQIDCCHNDAEKVAIETQRPQRQIKFSCDENKHKDDTEDNGENHDEDSDDKNSDGSWSPPWKSEKFLGEPTVDGNTKTCKAFTCVICMDRHFTGANKLARHMRTHTQEKPFHCPVCRTVFSQSYHLTRHMREQHNAARYVCPVCCDSFRSVADLKSHKRTHAAQGPERSPDDDEVLRHLAYHQECEQGSAEAVRGQDVITSMEEIQTNMLELFTDNVGSVTDGGSSETKESDFRVKTETTASCAGDELILNQLMEKTKWRQTLATALSVAKEAESGVVNGPDVKPLVQRRKRGRPRRADKVAIETQRPQLQINCSRHENQQKDYEVDQDGGNDDEDSDDKNDESWKLEELLGEPTTDGNIMSRKTFTCDICTDKHFTGAHKLARHMRSHTREKPFRCPDCPTVFSESYHLTRHMRVQHHGGRYVCLACCQSFQSLAELKSHKKTHTAHFRLCPYCPERSPDDDAFLRHLASHQEHQRGGAEVLQGQDAIGNMEQIQTNMAESLMETKESDSRLETETSHEGISGASVPCKKSHVCPVCNVTFTYATRLSRHMRSHTKEKPFRCTVCAITFSQSYHRNRHMRRQHGVRQYGCHKCGKTFASWLQLKEHRKAHSGKELACPACKKSFKEKAHLELHLKSHNSIPHNPHSLICEECGKVFRRRYHLKRHIMMHYRVAKNECYTCAECHKNFPEAENLKRHLLNHAKEKSGTCARCDRSFGSPEELKAHLEAHAAAYLCSVCGRRFKVEAVLRKHEEKHKGQHYHCAVCSRHFGEPAQYKRHVEMHDRRESKCPHCDGVFLKHSTFKYHLQTHTKERPHQCTYCMDTFVHDEDLERHRLKHRKFRKERPYKCTRCEAAFAALAELTAHMEGHKGQAPLSCDICGRTFLNAGKLEKHQSIHTGVRPHLCPHCGNGFVTAANLKQHIYSHTGEKPFACKECSKTFRSASGLRLHGRRHMEAPPSFECADCGRTYGRMTELRMHQRYHTGDRPYSCVSCNKTFISKHKLMVHARIHTGERPYSCPHCMQTFRQTGDRNRHINKFHPKDAELVSTTDW; this is encoded by the coding sequence ATGGGTGAAGTGACTCTCGTTGTGGATGAGTTGGTGAGAAAAGTCTTACTTCCAGAGCCACAACTGATCATTTTGgcccttcctccccctttccTGCCCACGCCCGATGAACCGGACATCGTTTGGCCCAAGTGGCTCAATTCGTTCGAACGCTACCTGGACGCACTCGACGACAAGAATCTGACCGACGCCAATAAATGTATGCTTCTGCATAACTGCCTGGGCCAAGAAGGCCAGCGCGTTTTCACGGCGCTCGTCCCGCCGGAACACCCGTACGCGGCGGCCGTCTCCACGTTGACCGCTTACTTCACCGCCGGCCGCACTACTCGGACTCGTCTGCTGCGATTCCACCAGCGGGCTCAGCTTGCCGGCGAAAGCACAGACGAGTATGTGGCGGCGTTGAAAGCGCTGATGGCGCCCGGCGATAGCCCAGATGAACTGATTCTCAATCAGCTGATCGAGAAAACCAAATGGCCGCAGCTGAAAGAGCAGCTTCGCTCGCAACGGCAAACGCTCACACTCGCCACCGCCTTGAACATCGCCAAAGAGGCGGAGTCCGGCGTTGTCAACGAGCCTGACGTCAAGCCTCTTGCGCAGCGGCGTAAACGAGGAAGGCCTCGGCGCGCAGATCAAGTTGCGATAGAAGCCCAAAGACCTCAACGCCAAATCGACTGTTGTCATAATGACGCAgagaaagttgcgattgaaaCCCAAAGACCTCAACGCCAAATCAAATTTAGTTGTGACGAAAACAAGCACAAGGATGATACTGAAGACAACGGTGAAAATCACGATGAGGATTCCGATGATAAAAACAGTGACGGCTCCTGGTCACCGCCCTGGAAATCGGAGAAATTCTTGGGCGAGCCAACCGTGGATGGCAACACCAAGACCTGTAAAGCGTTCACTTGTGTCATCTGCATGGACAGACACTTCACCGGCGCAAACAAACTGGCTCGACACATGAGGACGCACACCCAGGAGAAGCCCTTCCACTGTCCCGTGTGCCGCACCGTCTTCAGCCAGTCGTACCACCTGACGCGGCACATGCGAGAGCAGCACAACGCCGCCCGCTACGTGTGCCCCGTGTGCTGCGACAGCTTCAGGAGCGTCGCCGACCTCAAGAGCCACAAGAGGACGCACGCGGCACAGGGTCCCGAAAGGTCGCCTGACGACGACGAGGTTTTACGGCACCTCGCGTATCACCAAGAATGCGAACAGGGAAGCGCTGAGGCGGTACGAGGGCAGGACGTCATAACCAGTATGGAGGAAATCCAAACCAACATGCTGGAGTTATTTACGGACAACGTTGGAAGTGTTACCGATGGCGGATCAAGTGAAACTAAGGAATCGGACTTCCGTGTCAAGACGGAGACGACAGCTTCTTGCGCAGGCGATGAACTGATTCTCAATCAACTGATGGAGAAAACCAAATGGAGGCAAACGCTTGCCACCGCGTTGAGCGTCGCCAAAGAGGCGGAGTCTGGGGTTGTCAACGGGCCTGACGTCAAGCCTCTCGTGCAGCGACGTAAACGAGGACGGCCCCGGCGCGCGGATAAAGTTGCGATTGAAACCCAAAGACCTCAACTCCAAATCAACTGCAGTCGTCATGAAAACCAGCAAAAGGATTATGAGGTCGACCAGGATGGCGGCAACGACGATGAGGATTCCGATGACAAAAACGATGAGAGCTGGAAATTGGAGGAATTGTTGGGCGAGCCAACTACGGACGGCAACATAATGAGCCGTAAAACGTTCACTTGCGACATCTGCACAGACAAACACTTCACCGGCGCGCACAAGCTAGCGCGACACATGCGGTCGCACACCCGGGAGAAGCCGTTCCGCTGTCCCGACTGCCCCACCGTCTTCAGCGAGTCGTACCACCTGACGCGGCACATGCGCGTGCAGCACCACGGCGGCAGGTACGTGTGCCTCGCGTGCTGCCAAAGCTTCCAGAGCCTCGCCGAGCTCAAGAGCCACAAGAAGACGCACACGGCGCATTTCCGGCTGTGCCCGTACTGTCCCGAGAGGTCGCCCGACGACGACGCCTTTTTACGGCACCTCGCGTCTCACCAGGAGCACCAACGGGGAGGAGCCGAGGTGCTACAAGGGCAGGACGCCATCGGCAATATGGAGCAAATCCAAACCAACATGGCGGAGTCATTGATGGAAACTAAAGAATCAGATTCCCGCCTTGAGACGGAAACTTCCCACGAAGGTATAAGCGGCGCGAGCGTCCCGTGCAAGAAGAGCCACGTGTGCCCCGTGTGCAACGTGACCTTCACCTACGCCACCAGGCTCAGCCGACACATGCGCTCGCACACCAAAGAGAAGCCCTTCCGCTGCACCGTGTGCGCCATCACCTTCAGCCAGTCGTACCACCGCAACCGCCACATGAGGCGGCAGCACGGCGTGCGGCAGTACGGCTGCCACAAGTGCGGCAAGACCTTCGCCAGCTGGCTGCAGCTGAAGGAGCACCGCAAGGCGCACTCGGGCAAAGAGCTGGCGTGCCCCGCCTGCAAGAAGAGCTTCAAGGAGAAAGCCCACTTGGAGCTCCACCTCAAGTCGCATAACTCGATCCCGCACAACCCTCACTCGCTCATCTGCGAGGAGTGCGGCAAAGTGTTCCGGCGGCGCTACCACCTGAAGAGGCACATCATGATGCATTACCGGGTGGCCAAGAACGAGTGCTACACCTGCGCCGAGTGTCACAAGAACTTCCCGGAGGCCGAGAACCTGAAGCGGCACCTGCTCAATCACGCCAAGGAGAAGAGCGGGACGTGCGCGCGCTGCGACCGGAGCTTCGGCAGCCCCGAGGAGCTGAAGGCGCACCTGGAGGCGCACGCCGCCGCCTACCTGTGCAGCGTCTGCGGCAGGAGGTTCAAGGTGGAGGCCGTGCTGAGGAAGCACGAGGAGAAGCACAAAGGCCAGCACTACCACTGCGCCGTGTGCAGCCGGCACTTCGGCGAGCCGGCGCAGTACAAGCGCCACGTGGAGATGCACGACCGGCGCGAGAGCAAATGTCCGCACTGCGACGGCGTCTTCCTCAAGCACAGCACCTTCAAGTATCACCTGCAGACGCACACCAAGGAGAGGCCCCACCAGTGCACCTACTGCATGGACACCTTCGTGCACGACGAGGACCTGGAGCGCCACCGCCTCAAGCACCGCAAGTTCCGCAAGGAGCGGCCGTACAAGTGCACGCGCTGCGAGGCCGCCTTCGCCGCGCTGGCCGAGCTGACGGCGCACATGGAGGGCCACAAGGGCCAAGCGCCGCTCAGCTGCGACATCTGCGGCCGCACCTTCCTCAACGCCGGCAAGCTGGAGAAGCACCAGAGCATCCACACGGGCGTGCGGCCGCACCTGTGCCCGCACTGCGGCAACGGCTTCGTCACGGCCGCCAACCTCAAGCAGCACATCTACTCgcacacgggcgagaagccCTTCGCCTGCAAAGAGTGCAGCAAGACCTTCCGCTCGGCCAGCGGGCTGCGGCTGCACGGCCGGCGCCACATGGAGGCGCCGCCCAGCTTCGAGTGCGCCGACTGCGGCAGGACGTACGGCCGCATGACGGAGCTGAGGATGCACCAGCGCTACCACACGGGCGACCGGCCGTACTCGTGCGTCAGCTGCAATAAAACGTTCATCAGCAAGCACAAGCTGATGGTGCACGCTCGCATCCACACCGGCGAGAGGCCGTACTCGTGTCCCCACTGCATGCAGACTTTCAGGCAGACGGGAGACAGAAACAGACACATCAATAAGTTCCACCCCAAAGACGCTGAACTGGTTTCTACGACAGATTGGTGA